A window of Tatumella citrea genomic DNA:
TTTACCCCGCCAAAAGGCGTTACCCTGGACGATCAGCGTCAGTGAGGTAACTGTGAACACACTCTCTCTGGATTTCTCTGCTAACGAATTTCAGCCACTGGCCGCACGGATGCGGCCTCAGACACTGGCAGAATATGGTGGTCAGCAACATTTGCTGGCTGCCGGTAAGCCTTTGCCGCGTGCTATTGAGGCCGGACATCTGCATTCGATGATTCTGTGGGGACCTCCGGGAACCGGCAAAACTACACTGGCTGAAATTATTGCCCGCTATGCTGACGCCAGTGTAGAACGAATTTCGGCAGTGACCTCCGGTGTTAAGGAAATACGTGAGGCCATTGAGAGAGCCAGACAAAGCAGGCAGGCCGGGCGAAGAACTATCTTATTTGTCGATGAAGTTCATCGTTTTAATAAGAGCCAGCAGGATGCGTTTCTGCCGCATATCGAAGACGGGACTATCACCTTTATTGGTGCAACGACCGAAAATCCGTCATTTGAACTCAATTCAGCTTTACTCTCCCGTGCACGGGTCTACTTACTGAAATCGCTGACTCCGGATGATATCGAAAAAATTATCAGTCAGGCGATGGCAGATAAAGATCGTGGTCTGGGTGGACAGAATATTGTTTTGCCAGACGAAACCCGGAGAATGATCGCGGAATTAGTGAATGGCGATGCACGCAGGGCACTGAACACTGTAGAAATGATGGCCGATATGGCTGAGACAGATTCACAGGGCCAACGGACTTTAACCCCGCTATTATTAACTGAGGTTGCAGGTGAACGCGCGGCCAGATTCGATAACAAAGGCGATCGTTTTTACGATCTGATCTCAGCACTGCATAAATCAGTGCGGGGTTCGGCGCCTGATGCTGCATTGTACTGGTATGCCAGAATAATCACCGCAGGCGGCGATCCACTATATGTTGCCAGACGTCTGCTGGCCATTGCTTCTGAGGATGTAGGTAACGCCGATCCCCGAGGTATGCAGGTAGCACTGGCAGCCTGGGATTGTTTCACCAGGGTGGGTCCCGCAGAAGGTGAAAGGGCGATCGCACAGGCGATTGTATACCTGGCATGCGCACCTAAAAGTAACGCGGTTTACTCGGCGTTTAATGCGGCAATGCGCGCAGCCAGAGAGTTTCCCGATTATGATGTTCCGGAACATCTGCGCAACGCACCGACTAAATTAATGAAAGAAATGGGCCTGGGGAAAGAGTACCGTTACGCGCACAATGAACCCAATGCTTACGCGGCCGGTGAGAATTATTTTCCGCCGGAAATGGCGGATTCGCACTATTATTCGCCAGTTGAACGTGGTCTGGAAACTAAAATTGCAGAAAAGCTGGCATGGCTGGCTGAACAGGATCAAAATAGCCCGACAAAACGCTACCGCTGATAAAAACATTACGGTAAGGTGAGTCGTAAAACTTTGTGTTGTGGTTTTTCCCAACGAAAATTCAATTCATTAACTCATACACAGGATAAGCATGCTCGATCCCAATCTGCTGCGTAATGAGCCAGACGCAGTTGCAGAAAAACTGGCACGCCGGGGATTTACTCTGGATGTTGAAATGCTGCGTTCTCTGGAAGAACGTCGTAAAGTGTTGCAGGTAGAAACTGAAAACCTTCAGGCTGAACGCAATTCACGATCCAAATCCATCGGTCAGGCCAAAGCGCGTGGGGAAGATATCGAGCCATTGCGTAAGGAAGTGAATGATCTGGGTGAACGTCTGGATGCAGCAAAAGCTGAACTGGATGTATTGCAGACCGAAA
This region includes:
- a CDS encoding replication-associated recombination protein A — encoded protein: MNTLSLDFSANEFQPLAARMRPQTLAEYGGQQHLLAAGKPLPRAIEAGHLHSMILWGPPGTGKTTLAEIIARYADASVERISAVTSGVKEIREAIERARQSRQAGRRTILFVDEVHRFNKSQQDAFLPHIEDGTITFIGATTENPSFELNSALLSRARVYLLKSLTPDDIEKIISQAMADKDRGLGGQNIVLPDETRRMIAELVNGDARRALNTVEMMADMAETDSQGQRTLTPLLLTEVAGERAARFDNKGDRFYDLISALHKSVRGSAPDAALYWYARIITAGGDPLYVARRLLAIASEDVGNADPRGMQVALAAWDCFTRVGPAEGERAIAQAIVYLACAPKSNAVYSAFNAAMRAAREFPDYDVPEHLRNAPTKLMKEMGLGKEYRYAHNEPNAYAAGENYFPPEMADSHYYSPVERGLETKIAEKLAWLAEQDQNSPTKRYR